The stretch of DNA GGTTCAGCACGTCGCCAGCGCGCGTGGGGAACGCGGATCGCCATGTGCCGTAGACGGACGGGTCGGTGAAGCGGATGTCGCGGATGACGCCCGGCACGAGCGCGACTTTCAGGGTGCCGGTGGACAGGTCCTGTGCGGGCAGCAGCACGCGCGTGGTGATATAGCCGTGGCCGAGAATCGTCTGCTGCAAGCCTTTGACGATTGTGTCGAGGCCCTGTTTGCCGATGCACTCGCCCGCGTAGTGATCGAGCCAGTCGTGCGCGAACGCAAAGCGGTCCTGCGGCAGCGACGATGCGCCTTTCTCACGCACGGCATCGGGCAGGGTCGCCGGAACGTCGAGCGCGAACGTGTCGATGCGAAAGCACGGCTGTTCCGCGGGTAGTGCCGGCCACCCAGCCGCCGCAGACACGGTCGAGCGTACGCTGGGCGTCTGCACGGCCGCATCGCGCTGCTGCGCGTCGCGCTGCTGCTGGAGCCGGTTCTGTTCGGCATTGGCGCGTGCCGCCGCGGCCTCGTCGGCAGGCGTAATCGCCTGCTGCGCCGAAACGCTGGTCGCTGCAAGCAACAGCGACACTGAAATAGCCGTTGCCGCCCGTTTTATTTTCGTCATGTATTTCACCTGCTGGCCTACGCCGACCGGGTAACCATCCAAACCCCGACCAGAATGATTAATGCGCCGGCCACCTGTGGCGGCTGCAAAAGATGCTCGTGCAGCGCGGTGAACGCGAGCACCACGAGTATCGATACCGCCACCATCAACGGGTAGGCGACGCTGAGATTCGCTTTGCGCAGCGCAATCGCATACAGCACAAAACCAATGCCGTAAGCGCCGATGGCGCCGAAGCGGAACGCCCACGGCCACTCCGCCGTTCCCTGCGACGCGGCGACACGCAGCAATACGCTCGCCAGTCCACCGAATGCGCCGCTCGCGACGATGAGCGCCCAGTTCAATTCGCCGCCTCCGTTACTTCCGGGACGCTCTGCACGCGCGCGACGACCGCCTGCCTCCCGCCGACATCGCCGGAACGACCGCAGAAAATCGTGTCGAACCGGCTCGCGCCATGCAGCGCGATCAGCACGATCGCAGGCAGCACGATCGAGAAGTTGCGCGCTTCGTCCTCGAAGCCGAAGAGCACAAACAGCGGCAGCACGGGGACTAATGCCGCGAAGAAATAACGGCGATACCGCGTCGGCGTACCCCGCCACGCCGCCCGGAAGAACACGGTCAGCGGCACGAGCATCAGCGGATTCTCCAGACTCGGCGTGAACACGCCTTTGCCGATCAGGTTGTAGAACGTCAGATACGACGCTGGATTCAGCCAGAACTTCAGGTTGTCCAAAGCGTGAAACTCCACGACGTCGCCCGCATTCGACGCGTAGCCGCTCATGATGAATTGCCGCGTCAGCACACAGATCGCCAGATGCAGCGCAAGCCAGCCGACGCGTTTCGTCAGCGCGACGTCCTGCTCATGCAGGAAAAGCAGCGCGAGCGGTACGAGAAAGAAGGTTTCCTTGTTCAACGAGAATACTGCGATCAGCAGCGTGCAAGCCAGCATCCGGCGCTTCAGCACGCAATGGCACGCAGCCAATACGCCAAGGATTTCGAAGAAATCGTAGTAGTAGCCACCTCGCTGGAACGTCAGCGGATAGACGAAGCTGAATGCCGCGAGAAAGCCGACCGAATGTCCGAAACTCAATCCGTGCATCCGCGCGAGCTTGTAGACGAATAACAGCGCAAACAGCGTTGCCAACACGATCGCGACATACGTCAGGTGATAGGCAATGGCAACGGTCGGTGTCCAATAGGTGTCCGGCACGCCTGCAAAATACGCGTGGTGCAGCGAATCGTAGCGCGTGATCGATCTGAAAATTCTGTCCCGCGTTGCCGGTTCCAACTGCTCTGCCAGCCACTTCGCCGCCTTCGGAAACGACGAGCGATATACGTAGGGCTTCGGCGCATCGCCGTTCATCATGCCGACCAGACTGTAGCTCTGCGCGAAATCGCCCTTCTGGTCGTCGCGGAACCCCCATTTCAGCAACATGCTGTTCGTTATGTTGCCCGCACACACGAATAACATCACGTAGACGATCGCGAAGCGGCAAAACGACAGCACCCTGTTTCGATTTTTCTCAGTCATAGGATTGCGTTACTCACAGAACCGGCAGGAAATGGGCGGCCAGCACGATCGCCACCATCAGGAAGAGCGTTCCGACACTGCCGCGATTTTCGAGCAGATGGACGATCGGATCGTCGTGCATGGCGCCGCGCACCGTGCTCACCCAAAGCCGGCCGAACAGATAGATCAGGCCGATCTGCACCAGCCAGAGCAGATGAGGCACCGCATAACGCTCGGCCGTCTCGGGCGCATTGATGAAGAGTCCGAACACGACCACCGCGGCGAGCGCCGCACCGATGCCGAACGGCCAGAGTACTTCGAGGTCGCCCACCCGATAATCGCGTCCGGCGGAAACGCGCTTGTCGTTCTGCCTCAGCAGCACCAGTTCCGAACATCGCTTGACGAGCGCGAGGCTCAGAAACGTAAGCACGGAGAAGGCCAGCAACCAGTGGCTGACGCTGATGTCGACCGCCACCGCACCGGCCACGATCCGCAGCGTGTACAGCAGGGACAGCACGATGACGTCGAGCAGCACGATCGACTTAAACCACAAGCTGTATGCGGTGGTGAACGCCAGATACAGGACTAGCATCGCAGCGAATCTCGTCGACACGGCAAACGCCAGCACGAATGCCAGCATCAACAATACCGCTGCGCAACTCGCGCCTTGCGCCAGAGACAACGCCCCGCTCGCAAACGGGCGGTTCCGCTTGCGCGGATGACGGCGGTCACTGTCGAGATCCCAGAAATCGTTGGCGATGTAGGTCGCCGACGCACCCAGCGAAAACGAGACGAACGCCAGCGCCAGCGTCGCGATCCTGTCCATGTCGAAGAACGCGAACGCGGTCAACAGCGGCACGAACAACAGCAGGTTCTTCAGGCATTGGTGCACGCGCAACGCTCTGCACCACGTCGCAAAATCGGCTTGCTCGGGCGGGAATTCGCGTTCGACGTAAACGGCTTTCCGCGCGGCAGCCGCCACGCCTGGCGACGCGCCCACCACAATCGCGCCCTGCGCCGCCGCCCAGATCGGCAGGTCGGCCTTGCTGTCGCCCGCATAGACGAAGTGCTCGCCCACGCATGCGCGGATGCTGGCCAGCTTGGCCGCACCTTTGAGGTTGATGTTCTGCTCAGTCGCGATCACTGCATCGAACACGCCGAGATGTGCGCTCACGCGCTCGGCAATCGAATGGTGCGCGGCGGTGGCGAGAATGATCGTACGGCCCTGTTTTCTTTCGGCTTCGAGATAACAGAGCAAGGTTTCCCGATAAGGAATGCTGTCCGCCTGAAAATCCGCCCGTTCAGCTATCCGGGCCTTGAACGCGGCACGTCCGGCGGCAAGCCAGAACGGCAGGCGAAGCAGATCCGCCGGGTTGCGCCTGATGATCCGGATGACGGATTCCGCGAGCGTATCGGTCGCGGTCAGCGTACCGTCCAGATCGACGACGAGGGGTAATGGGGTGAGTTCGGGCACCTGGTTTGATGGGGGTTCGGGTTGGTTCGGGTTGGTTCGGGTTGGTTCGGGTTGGTTCGGGTTGGTTCGGAGTGGGCGGCGTGCGCCACTTCCCCATAGGAATTGTTCGCTGATATAACGAGAATATTTCCCTTCCTTCGCATTCGATAGATAGGCCTTTTCGACCGCCGAAAACACGATGCAAGAGTATCTGTAGTCGTATCAATATACCGGGCAGCACCTGCCAGCATGTCCCGTCCACGCGTTGATTATTCTCGACAACAACGCCAACACGAACTGGATTTGCTTTTCAATGCACCTTTGTTTTCGTCGTTCGCCTATGCTTGCGAGCCTCATTCAGACTACTTCGATTAGCACCTCCTGCGAATGTGGGATCATCCGATTGCACCGGATCGTCTTCCCAACCGCATACAGGGCAGATTTCATACTCACCTCGCACACCAATGGTCAGGCTTTCGCAGCACGGGCCGGGTAGGCAATTTCCTTTCTCTTGCGTCATTGTTTATTCCAATAGTCCATTCCAGCCGTTGGTTTGAACATCGTTTTTGGCGCACCGCAAGCCGGTTCGTTTTTGGGCATATCACGGGTGCACTGCTCCGTAAGCCGATACCCCTTCCCGATCAAACAACGCTGAAGTTTCCTGTTTTCTCTGGCCCAAAAAGCACCAACGTCTCCGTCGGATTTCCGGTTATACGACGGGATAAAAAGCCCATTTTTTTACCTCCGCAAGCAATCCATTCCTCCCGTTTCTGTTCGTCGCTCACCCCCGCCCTTTCCCAGGAATCGGAGTGAGAGGTAGCAGGAGAAATGCGCCGTTCATACGTCTCTCCATGTGGCGCCCCATCCAGAATGATGCAACCACTCGTAATCAACCCAGCCCCGACAAGACAACCCGAAAGAAGACAATTTTTTATCATTTATTGCGCACCGCAAACTGGATAGAATTTCGACATGTTTCCGATGCACTTCCCCGTAAAGCGATAGCCCTTTCCAGTCAAGCAACCTTGAAATTTTTGATCTTCTCTAATGTAAAATACAGCGCGATCCTCGCCGGATTTCCGATTAAATGGCGGGATGAAAAGCCCGCTTTTTTTACCTCCGCAGGCAATCCAGTCGTCCCGCTTCTGTTCCTCGGTCACACCCGGTTTTTCCCAGGAATCGGAGCGAGAGGTAGGAGGGGACATGAGTCGATCATATGCTTCGCCGTGCGGCGCCCCTTCCAAAAGGATGCACCCGTAAGTACAGCATCCGGAAATTGAAATCAGGCTAATGAAACAACTCAGTAGTCGCCCATAGTTTTTTTTCATTTCAGCACCTGAAGGATGGTTGCGATCGCATTCCAGACCTGCGGCGGCAGCGCCGTTGCTGCCGCAAAGGGCGTTGCTGGCAGAATCGCTACATCCGACCAGACCTCATGCGCCGTGTGTTCAGTGGCAGACATATTCTGTTTGGTATTGCCCTGATCGTCGTATAGCCCGGCAACCTGTCCTCCAATAAAATCGTGCGTTCCCGCATACGCCTCAATAATCTGGTCCACCAGACCGCCCGGTGGATACTGGATACCCGCCAGCGTCCCCGTTGCACCCTGAATCCCGCCCGTCAGTCCCGCCACCGATTGAGCCTCTGAACTCGCCAAATAAGCGTCCACCGTGTAACCCGGCAAAAGTTGCACCTGACCGAGACTGTTCAATGCATAGCTACCATCCGAATTGGTCGCGCATAGTTCATGGCGTGTACCACAAACACTGTCCAGCGATAGCCGCGTCCCGCCGAGCTTGACCCCATCCCCGTCCACCCCTTCACTCGCCCCCGACAGGTTCGACAGCACATTGCCATTGCTATCCACCACGCCCGGCGAGAGCGACGAATTCTGGATCGACTCCTGACGCATCAGGTCCGCCGCCTCTGACAACACACCCTGCGCGGCTGCCGCCGTTACCTGACCCGACACCACGCCAATCAGCACATTGAGTATCCGCTGGTCCGTGTTCAACTGGTCGAGCTGGCTTTGAAGCTGCGCCTTCTCGTCGGGGTCCGTCGCCTCCTTGAGCTTCTTCTGCAAATCCGTACGTTGCCCTGCGACGTAGTTGGTCAGCGCGGTACTGGCCTGCTCGCTGAACTGCTGCGTTATTTTCACCTGAGCGTCGACTTCCGACTGGACCTTTGCCAGATCGAAAATCGGTGTGATGCCGGTTTGCTGGTCCCCCGTGCGCACAGACGTGTCGCCTGCGATGCCGCTGATCCCAGAACTGGTCACGCTACTCACGCTGCCATCACGCTGCGCAAAGCCAGCGCTGGACGTGCCCGCTGTGAGCCCGCCGTCAAGACTGGCGACCGGCCCGATATTGGCACTGACTCCCGTCCCCTTGTAATCAGCGTGGTTCTCGATGTCGCTCATCGTCAGCGATCCCGTCGAGAAATAATTGCTCCCGTCCTGAACCGCCGCGTCGGTGCTGGTAATTACGCCGCCCTTGAGGTCCGTGTTGCCGGAGACATTGACCTGGAACCCGCCGTCGCCAGCGTGGATGCCGGACTGCTCATTGACGCTCGCGTAGTTGCTGTCGATCTTCTCCTGGCTTATGCTCACCGACCCGCTCGACTGGCCCACGCACAGCGGCGGTACGCAAACGCTGACCGACACGCCTGCGCTCTGGTTCTTCGACTGGTAGGTACTCGTGTCCTGAAGGCTCTCGATGTTCAGGTTGCCGCCCACGTTGGCAATGACCTGATTGCCCGAAACCGCC from Paraburkholderia caballeronis encodes:
- a CDS encoding UbiA family prenyltransferase; translated protein: MPELTPLPLVVDLDGTLTATDTLAESVIRIIRRNPADLLRLPFWLAAGRAAFKARIAERADFQADSIPYRETLLCYLEAERKQGRTIILATAAHHSIAERVSAHLGVFDAVIATEQNINLKGAAKLASIRACVGEHFVYAGDSKADLPIWAAAQGAIVVGASPGVAAAARKAVYVEREFPPEQADFATWCRALRVHQCLKNLLLFVPLLTAFAFFDMDRIATLALAFVSFSLGASATYIANDFWDLDSDRRHPRKRNRPFASGALSLAQGASCAAVLLMLAFVLAFAVSTRFAAMLVLYLAFTTAYSLWFKSIVLLDVIVLSLLYTLRIVAGAVAVDISVSHWLLAFSVLTFLSLALVKRCSELVLLRQNDKRVSAGRDYRVGDLEVLWPFGIGAALAAVVVFGLFINAPETAERYAVPHLLWLVQIGLIYLFGRLWVSTVRGAMHDDPIVHLLENRGSVGTLFLMVAIVLAAHFLPVL
- a CDS encoding EamA family transporter, with amino-acid sequence MNWALIVASGAFGGLASVLLRVAASQGTAEWPWAFRFGAIGAYGIGFVLYAIALRKANLSVAYPLMVAVSILVVLAFTALHEHLLQPPQVAGALIILVGVWMVTRSA
- a CDS encoding CPCC family cysteine-rich protein — encoded protein: MTQEKGNCLPGPCCESLTIGVRGEYEICPVCGWEDDPVQSDDPTFAGGANRSSLNEARKHRRTTKTKVH